Below is a window of Leptolyngbyaceae cyanobacterium DNA.
ACAAAAATTAGAATACATACCCACACCAGAAGCAATTTTTTACTACATCTACGCCATATTCCACAGTCCCACTTATCGTCAACGCTACGCCGAATTTCTCAAAATAGATTTTCCTCGTGTACCTCTCACTAGCAACGATAAACTATTCAAAGACTTAGGCGAAAAAGGTCAGGAATTAGTAGAACTGCACTTGATGAAATCGAAAAAACTCAACAAGCTAATTACTAAAGTAGGCGGTGATGGCGATAATACCGTTACCGAAGTTACCTACAAACTAACAGAACAGCGAGTTTATATCAATAAAAACCGTTATTTTGAAGGAATTGCACCAGAAGTTTGGGAATTCAAGATTGGCGGTTATCAGGTTTTAGACAAATGGCTAAAAGACCGCAAAAAAGCTAACCGAAGTTTATCTTTTGATGATGTGCTGCACTATCAAAAAGTAGTAGTTGCCTTGAAAGAAACCATGCAACTGATGACAGAGATCGATCGCATCATTCCCGGTTTTCCAATTGAATAAGCAATTTGTGCAAGCACTTCTTGCACAAATTGCTTAGCTTCTAAATTGATAATGATGATAACCAAATTTAATCGTGCTGTTTTTTGTAAAAAAGATTAAGTAAATGCAAACGCTAATTAGGCTCAAAATTGAAAAATTTATTGAAGATGGACAAGTATATTTTGTGGCTACCAGTGATGATTTACAAGGTTTAGTCGCTGAAGGAAAAACAGTACAGGAAGCCATAGAAATTGCTGAAGATGTAGCTAAAGTTCTGCTAGATTTAGAAAAAGAAAATAATCAAGACTTTCAATTACAAGATTTGCCTTCTCAGTTTGAATATCCTCTAATTATGGAGGT
It encodes the following:
- a CDS encoding DUF1902 domain-containing protein, whose product is MQTLIRLKIEKFIEDGQVYFVATSDDLQGLVAEGKTVQEAIEIAEDVAKVLLDLEKENNQDFQLQDLPSQFEYPLIMEV